TActttgaaatgtttttcctcGAGCCAAGGGTCCACAGGAACCctaccctcctcagaccccactttgtgaaattacactggatttcttcttgttgttgttgtttttaatCTGCAATCTGTATAAGCATTAGTTTCTCCATAGTTGGATTAAAGTTTTCaactttattcatttttgtAATATCTTGGTATCTTGTCATAATATTAGAAAGCAGCAGTGAGGATTTTGCTGAGTTTCCCATATACACTTATTTTTCTAACTTTGTAGGAGTCGAGCCTTGATGTAGCTGCATTCACTGCTCTTTTTGCCTAGTTAATTCAGCTGGAATTCCAAATAATTGAGTTAGTTTACCTCAAGCAGATTTGAACCAATTTGCTACTCAGGAATGCTTTCAATGTTTGCCAGAATCTTTCTTCAAAGGACTTTGTATTCGGCTCCATTCACCAACAACACCAGTAATTTCTTTAGGTGTCTTAAAACTGTAACACCTTCCATAGACCTGTGTAGCAGAAGTGTGCCCAATGATGACTACTTTGCAACAATCCATCATATATCGAACATTGTTCGACGAGATATTTACCTGGAGCGGACCCTTAACAAGATGCATATTTCCAGTATTGTCAACTCTGAACTGGTGTACCGTGTCCTTCGAAGTTGTTGCCAACATGGTATTGAATCATTTCGCTTCTTTAACTGGGCTCGGACTCAACACCCTCAGTACGATCCAACTACCGTCGAGTTTGAAGAGCTTCTTAAGACCCTTGCCCGGACTGCCCATTGGGAGACAATGTGGAAAGTAGTCCAGCAGATGAAAGCCCAAAATATTCCTATCTCACCTTCCATTGTTTCATTCATTATTGAACACTATGGTAAGCGTGGTCTCATTGATCAGGCTGTCGAGCTCTTCAATCGGCTCAAGAACTTCGACTGTCCTCAAACCACCGAAGTGTACAATGCTATGCTTTTTGCACTCTGTGAGGTCAAGAATTTCCAAGGGGCCTATGCATTGATTCGGAGGATGATACGAAAAGGTACTGTTCCAGATAAGCAGACATATTCTATTCTTGTAAATGGCTGGTGTTCTGCTGGGAAGATGAGAGAGGCACAAGAGTTCTTGGAGGAAATGAGTCGGAAGGGCTTCAATCCTCCTGTACGTGGAAGGGACCTTCTAATTGTCGGGTTGCTCAATGCCGGCTATCTAGAATCAGCTAAAGGACTTGTGAGAAAAATGACAAAGGAAGGGTTCGTGCCAAATGTCGGAACGTTCAATTCTTTGGCAGAGGCTATATGTAAAACCGGGGAAATCGACTTTTGCATTGACCTTTTCAATGATGTTTGTAGATCAGGGCTTTGTCCCGATATTGAGACATATAAGATTGTTATAAATGCTGCATCAAAGATAGGTAGGATCGAGGAGGCATTTCAGATTCTTCATAGGTCAATTGAAGATGGACACCGGCCATTTCCCAGTTTATATGCTCCGATTCTAAAAGCTTTCTTCCGGAGAGGACAGTTTGATGACGCATTTAGCTTTTTCAGTGATATGAAACTGAAAGGGCATCCTCCAAATCGACCACTTTATACCATGCTGATAAAGATGTGCGCTCGTGGAGGTAGATTTGTAGAGGCTGCTAACTATTTAGTAGAAATGACTGAGTTAAATTTATTGCCTATGTCACGAAGCTTTGACATGGTCACTGATGGATTGAAGAATTGTGGGAAGCATGATCTTGCAAAACGGATCGAGCAGTTGGAGATATCTGTTAAGGGCATCTGAATCATTGTGTGGCTCTAGCTAAAGTGTTCTCTCTATCACTGCACTTGAGGATCTTAAAGTTGAAAAAGGTTCTATTTCTGTAGCTAAACTTGCTTTTAGTTGCATACCAAGACATGCTTTTGCACTTGGTTTGAAGTGGTTATATATTCATTTAGCAGGAACATTACTTGTCATTCATTTGGATTTACCTGTATTAGAAAGAGATATTCCGTGCCAAGTCTTTCCCTTTCTCTTTCACTCGTGGATTTAACTTGTTATAAGGGATTTCAAGTGATGTTTGTTGTCATTAGAACTGCATAGACATTATAGCAGAAAAATGGATCTAACAACTTGCTTTATCTCTCTCTTGTATTCAGGTATACAGTCGAGGTACTACATTGTCCGACCTACCTTAGCTCATTTGTGGCTTTTGCCTTATGGAAGCAAGCACCTAGATAAACTTCTCTGGCCGCGACTTGAGTAATTTAGCATGAAGTCACGAAAAGCCTGTCACGGAGTGAAGATCATCGCGAAGTCAAGAGTTTGTTGTCTGTTGGTTCTAACCTATGTTAGACTATCCAAAAATTCTACTTCACCAGtatcggatcctccaaaaaaaaaaaaaactaattttggaGGATCCGCCGTGCACCTGATGTCATTGTTGAACAGTCCGAGCTAAATAGGTTCTAACTTATAAAGGGAATTGTAGATTACTGTTGAAAAATTAACAAGAGGTGCTTTTGTTTGGGAGTTATTGAATTCTCTCAGTGAGTTGTTTTTGTATCCTTTTAAGTAACACTAGCTTCTAATGTATTATTCAAAGGCAGATGcaggatttgaacttcatagATTCGGGTTCAGTTTTCACCCATGCATTGTGCATCTTTGTGGAACTTTCACAAAACTTTGTATACTGGTGGTTTTCCAACCAAAACTGCacattttgggaaaaaattgtTTGTTTACCCTCTTTTTAGTACTTGTTAGTTTAAGAATTCAGTGAATTCTCTAATATTTAAATCATTCTTTCTATGCTAAAGTGTTTGTCTTTGaatagtgatatatatatatatatatatagtatagtTATGTTTCAAACATGATTAATTAAAGAccgtatctaaaattttattatattaatgtttgctacgaatataAAAGGGAAAACCtatgaaatactattttttaattgttggtaaatattctcggtttagcttattttaaaaatggGTCTTTTCTCAGTGAACATAATAACTTGATTTtgttatgttcaaaacacgattaatatttAGTTTGTCTTTAATCCGGGGTCCgcatttaaaaatttattatattagtgtttgctatgaatacgcatagtgtttaatatggggcccatatttttttttaacattgtttgttttttaaatatgggattcactttttttttccaatattacttgattttgttaatatggagtccgcttttttttttcccgtgagtttaGATGTGGtgggttcaacttttttttaatttgcgggtggtgtttaatatggggcctaCGAtgtgggattcatttttttttttttatatatatattgcttgattttgggTTAGAATAatgatactatgttcaaaaacgattaatataaattgtaatttggtcgtatttaaaattttaatatattagtGTACGAATACGCACGGTGTTTAATATGGgacccacaatttttttttacaatttttttttttcgtttaatatggggcccaattttatttttatttttatatatactatgttcaaaacaatTGCAGTAGATTTGActttattattttaagaatacaaaatctgcacttttttttttacattgtttatttttttaatatgggattcattttatatatatatattgctttattttgtcaatatgggatactatgttcaaaacacgattaatatagcattgtagtttgtgctccgtatttaaaactttattatattagtgtttgctacgaatacgcaCGGtatttaatatggggcccacaatttttttaacattatttttttttaatatgggattcactttttttttttaatattacttgattttgttaatacggggttcactttttttttccgtgagtttggatgtttttttttttttaatttggatggtgtttaatatggggcccacattgtttttaatattagttgttgtttaagcccaatttattttttttatatgtactAGTTCAAAACACATTGAAGGTACGAATACGCATGGTGTTTAATAACgggcccactttttttttttaacattgtttgttttttaaatatgggattcactttttttttttataatattgatTGGTATTTAATATGAGActcacaatttttttaaatattagttattatttaatatatatgggatccataacttttttttttataattctttttaGGGCCTATTTAATATAGGgcccaaaagtttttttttaagtaaaattttttACCTTCTAACTCTTTCTAACAACTATAACtacatattctatatttattaaaACTAGATGACCCTATATTTATCTAGTAGTCgggtataccaaaatataagcatAAATATACCAGCATCTTATATTTATGGGAACAAAatgcatttcaattttaattagaatCGGTTATATTGTTCCCcgattcacgcaaatatcctccCATTCCTCGATTCCATATCTCATTAACAgttaacaaattcaaaaaaatttgaattcaaacattacaatcatatttttaaccaaaaataaaatggttgaaaaacctttgaaaaataacaatagaACATAGCTTGATTATCACgacgaatatatatttgatttcatcaagttgagttcataattgaggtaacgATTTTTTCGctgcaaactttttttttttttttgttcgtcTTTTAAATGGAAATTATTTTGGGGATGGTTAGAGCTTTCGATGACGAACATACATGTGTTGAAGGACAAGGTGTGatgctttcctttccaaaatactcaactCCTCTTATCAatgtattaagttttcctaatgGAATATAAAAAACGTAAATAACTAAACCATACTTTtagtttttaattaaaataataactaaacataacttccggcggactttttttttttttttttttttttctaagaaaGTTTCGAGCTTTTGAATCAACATATTCCTTATAACGCCTAGGATCGTTAATTCTTTTTGAACGATTCTCAGCATAAGAGCCTGCAATGGCAGTTTGATCTAAACttttcgtatatattttggctatattttagtTGTATTTTGTATGATTTTGCGCGATAATACTTAAAactatatttgatatatattttacatatatttgaagtgtatttagatgaaattttaaattttgtaacaaACTGTAATTTTAAAGATGATCTTATGGAatataagttatatgtatatagtatTTAAATGGTTATATATACTACTTTGTTAAATGAATACATTTCACAGATAATGAAAAATGGAATTTATGCattgaaaacataacatacttGAAAGAAGGCAAAAGCGCTTGGGACCCCCCTGAACTTGCAACTTTTTATATAGTGCACACCTAAACTATGCGGAGGATTAAAAACCCCCGAAAGTACTTTGGTGAATAACTATTTAGGATGAAGGAGAGagacacgtttttttttttgcttaaatttatTGAGTGGTAAAAACATGGTAGCTATGTGAagtaaatatgatatattttagctactaaatataattattgaaaagtttagttatgttccataaataggtaataatggaacctatgccaagtaaattttactttttttaatgGGGCCCATCGTCCCTCTTCTAAGTAGTAGTAATTCTTTCTATGCTAAAGTGATAgcagggcaaaaattaaagaccggtcCATGTGAAGGGAAAACCATGCAATTTCTTCACTTTTAAaaatgggcaattcgcaggaatgcccttattttggggtggtttttaatttttgtccattcaattggtggtctttaatttttagcctTCACTAAAACCCTTtggttttgggttcgaatcccgctcagctaaaaattaaaaaaaaatcgcaaggtaaaGTTTGAATTCACAAGGCAGAGATTTGCCTTTTAAGATAGAGTTTGCCTCAAAATTCTACCTGATtaggcatgccaaaaaaagagTTCGAACCCCAAGCGTCATGGTATTAGGagaaagggacaaaaattaaagaacaccagtttgagggacaaaaattaaagaccaatgcatTTGAAGGCCACTCCGCACAATTAAATGTTTaaaaattaaggacaaaatttaaatagtAACCAAAAAAGGAGACATTTGCGTAAAGTTCCCCCAAACATGGGCTTGTTGTTACACTATAGACCCAAATCCTTGGGTAAAACCCAAACAAAAACCAGCATCTCTTCTTATTTCTTCTTCCGTTTCTCATATACAGTTGAAATTAAGCAAACACTGGAAAAAATGTCTCGATTTTGGTCCCGTATTGTAGATGATGAAGAGGGCGATGTTATTCTCTACCTTATAACTTTTTAGTAAATGTCCATACTTTTagcatacttttttttttttttttttttttttttttttttttttttttttttttttgcaatttataAACATTTTAGATCAAGGTCTAAAAGTTCCTTTTAAgcaaactggaaaaaaaaaatcttataaggaatgtagtaatttttttttcaaattttaagtttttagtTAAATAATAGTAGaactttgtttaatattttcaaattttgaattaaacTAAATCTTTATATTTACCAATAAGATTTTTGACAAAAGGAACCAATGTATTGTATTGTAATAGTTggctaatattttttttaacttgaaaTTTGTACATCATTTTAAATGAACAAATCTTTTGAACTCattaatcaaaaaataaaaaaggaaacttttaATCCAAGATCCATTTATGAGTTGGTGAGATGtgataatcataaagaaaatcAGTACAACATAGTTAAGAAGCTAATGCTCTGATTTTTCTCTACAGTATATCTGCAAGTTACatatatgatgtgtatatatatacatctcaagAGCCAAGACCTCTACGTGTTTCTCTACGGTTTTTATATTACTATATATTAGAAAGACCTTGTTTCGACATGTGTGCTTAAAGTCTTTCAAGCAAAAGTTGGGGGTAGTTTAGTCTTTTCATCACTTAATGAAACTTGGCTTCAACCCTAAAACAGAGTAGTCACGTATCATTTTGCCATCGACATATCATTTGGCCACCACTGCTCTGGTTCATGCTTTTCTTGGttatctcttctctctttcttcatcGCCAAAACGATAATCCATCTGCTAATTATCTATTCCATCTGCTTTCGCCGTGTTTATCTTACATCACTCAATACGTGCTTTCCTCGATTCCTCTTGCCATCACAAATTCAGCAGTGCATGGATTTATAATGCCGACAATTGTAGTTCCCGTAAGTGGTTATCTTCTGTCCGCTTTTAGTGAATAGTCTTATGGTTAGAAACTAAGTTGTGGATATT
This portion of the Lycium ferocissimum isolate CSIRO_LF1 chromosome 1, AGI_CSIRO_Lferr_CH_V1, whole genome shotgun sequence genome encodes:
- the LOC132049235 gene encoding pentatricopeptide repeat-containing protein At5g18390, mitochondrial gives rise to the protein MLSMFARIFLQRTLYSAPFTNNTSNFFRCLKTVTPSIDLCSRSVPNDDYFATIHHISNIVRRDIYLERTLNKMHISSIVNSELVYRVLRSCCQHGIESFRFFNWARTQHPQYDPTTVEFEELLKTLARTAHWETMWKVVQQMKAQNIPISPSIVSFIIEHYGKRGLIDQAVELFNRLKNFDCPQTTEVYNAMLFALCEVKNFQGAYALIRRMIRKGTVPDKQTYSILVNGWCSAGKMREAQEFLEEMSRKGFNPPVRGRDLLIVGLLNAGYLESAKGLVRKMTKEGFVPNVGTFNSLAEAICKTGEIDFCIDLFNDVCRSGLCPDIETYKIVINAASKIGRIEEAFQILHRSIEDGHRPFPSLYAPILKAFFRRGQFDDAFSFFSDMKLKGHPPNRPLYTMLIKMCARGGRFVEAANYLVEMTELNLLPMSRSFDMVTDGLKNCGKHDLAKRIEQLEISVKGI